The following are encoded together in the Malaya genurostris strain Urasoe2022 chromosome 3, Malgen_1.1, whole genome shotgun sequence genome:
- the LOC131434810 gene encoding juvenile hormone esterase-like has translation MITFGVYNHVFKIALSYIKHFFLNLIIRCWPGIERPIVELRQGKVQGVTDKLPNGRKYHFFKGIPYAKPPIGELRFRSPEPLKRFNKPVLNCSSDKGFIKQSLAIFDWPVIGTEDGLYLNVYTPSLPVAGPRKFPVMVYIHGGGFRYGTASAAIYDPKYLIQQDVVVVLMFYRLGPLGFLCLPDAGISGNAGLKDQRLALKWVHENIYLFGGDAENVTLFGQSAGSWSTYLHYLSPNSRKYFHRVICQSGDSCTDYAFQVDPEEKARALARMLGYTGNSDQEVLATLMKASSTTLLNLQYDVLSPQEQSCPHRFLFRPVIERECSEDSIITQTPEEILKRFDTIRMPIISGYTSAEGALSLFLSKNRINEYNQHPEWLVPRFLNSLQDDDRRILGNQVKQFYIGNKELGWNTLDETCDLMADLTFVTSNTLSAEWIAKYQPNVHHYHYLFDYSGRCNIMKMMISDSIIGAAHGDDIFYMFSPSLLPDLPDDSEECAVRNIYVRLFTNFAKYGNPTPDESILGFKWTAVTPLNRDSFSFDLDSLRINQSPEMVRNVCHKRKEFWRKLIKRHSNML, from the exons ATGATTACGTTTGGGGTGTACAACCATGTGTTCAAAATTGCACTTTCGTATATTAAACACTTTTTTCTTAACCTAATAATTCGCTGTTGGCCGGGTATAGAACGGCCGATCGTTGAATTGCGACAGGGCAAAGTACAAGGTGTGACGGATAAACTCCCAAACGGAAGAAAATATCACTTTTTCAAAGGTATCCCTTACGCAAAGCCACCCATTGGAGAACTACGCTTCCGATCACCGGAGCCATTGAAACGCTTCAATAAACCAGTACTCAACTGTAGCTCAGATAAGGGTTTCATTAAACAAAGTTTGGCCATTTTTGATTGGCCTGTAATCGGCACAGAAGATGGACTGTATCTAAATGTTTACACACCGTCTCTGCCAGTAGCTGGACCCAGAAAGTTTCCGGTTATGGTTTACATTCATGGTGGAGGATTCCGATACGGTACGGCCAGTGCTGCGATCTACGATCCAAAGTACCTTATCCAGCAGGACGTTGTTGTAGTGTTGATGTTTTATCGCTTGGGACCACTCGGATTTCTATGTCTGCCAGATGCCGGGATCAGTGGTAACGCTGGACTGAAAGATCAA CGCCTAGCTCTGAAATGGGTTCATGAAAACATATATTTGTTCGGTGGAGATGCCGAAAATGTAACATTGTTTGGGCAAAGCGCTGGCAGTTGGTCAACTTACCTGCATTACTTATCGCCAAATTCAAG GAAATACTTTCACCGAGTAATTTGTCAAAGTGGGGACTCGTGCACTGACTACGCGTTTCAAGTCGATCCCGAAGAAAAAGCTAGAGCTCTTGCCCGCATGCTGGGATACACCGGTAACTCAGATCAAGAAGTGCTAG CAACTTTGATGAAAGCTTCATCGACAACATTGTTGAATCTTCAATACGACGTCCTTAGTCCCCAGGAACAGTCCTGTCCTCATCGATTTCTTTTCAGGCCAGTGATTGAACGGGAGTGTTCCGAAGATAGCATAATTACACAAACTCCGGAAGAAATTTTGAAACGCTTTGACACGATTCGTATGCCTATTATATCAGGTTATACCTCCGCAGAAGGAGCGCTCTCTCTATTTTTGAGCAAAAATCGGATTAACGAGTACAATCAACATCCAGAATGGCTTGTACCACGATTTTTAAATTCTCTGCAAGATGATGATCGAAGGATTCTTGGAAATCAAGTGAAACAATTTTATATCGGAAACAAAGAACTAGGCTGGAATACACTTGACGAAACATGTGACCTGATGGCGGATCTTACCTTTGTCACCAGTAACACCTTGAGTGCTGAATGGATAGCTAAGTATCAACCTAATGTTCATCATTATCACTACTTGTTTGATTACAGTGGTAGATGTAACATCATGAAAATGATGATATCCGATTCAATCATTGGTGCAGCCCACGGAGATGATATTTTTTATATGTTCAG tccatcattgtTGCCAGATCTGCCCGATGACAGTGAAGAATGCGCAGTACGAAATATTTACGTTCGTCTCTTCACAAATTTTGCCAAATATGGTAATCCCACACCAGATGAAAGCATTCTAGGATTCAAGTGGACAGCAGTAACACCTTTGAACAGAGACTCATTTTCGTTTGATTTGGACAGCTTACGAATAAATCAATCTCCAGAAATGGTTAGAAATGTATGTCATAAAAGAAAAGAATTTTGGAGAAAACTGATTAAAAGACACTCGAACATGTTGTGA